A window of Costertonia aggregata contains these coding sequences:
- a CDS encoding SusD/RagB family nutrient-binding outer membrane lipoprotein, which produces MKKSIYVLLFLFVLSACDEGFEELNVNPQKPIQVSVNNKLTAAQLFVSSERYDNWRAGLIYQSTMMQHIATTAGYWDGDKYTWNRGYASSLMDRYYGNAIKSLEDMLVQIDEEGLPAEMKAITRILRVFAFSRLTDLYGDVPYSEAGKAVLEGILTPKYDPQSEIYADMLKELEESAADLGTGTSQFGDADIIYNGDQAKWKRLANSLMLRLGLRLIKVDPAAAQSWATKAIAGGVMESNDDIFFVPHTAGPEGVNQNGNGEVFLVDANPRLSKTFVDFMKDRNDPRLPILGARRSDGSTDPADMIGFPNGLDANMLLEMTGEENLDNYVEPNRNIITGLDAPMIFQTYAEVEFMLAEANVRWGIGGDAETHYNNGVTAAMKTLSLYGDAGVIDDADIAAYLTANPYDAANAIEQIATQYWAVTFLNEYESFSNWRRTGFPVLTPVNYPGNVTNGTIPRRMSYSESEQVNNKANYDEAISRQGSDELTTRVWWDVE; this is translated from the coding sequence ATGAAAAAATCAATTTATGTCTTGTTGTTTTTGTTCGTGCTTAGTGCATGTGACGAAGGTTTTGAAGAGCTAAATGTTAACCCTCAGAAGCCTATTCAAGTAAGTGTCAATAATAAGCTGACCGCAGCCCAATTGTTCGTATCAAGTGAGCGATATGATAATTGGAGAGCAGGTTTGATTTATCAATCCACCATGATGCAGCACATAGCGACTACTGCTGGGTATTGGGATGGAGATAAATACACGTGGAACAGAGGTTATGCCTCGTCCCTTATGGATAGGTATTATGGCAATGCCATAAAATCTTTGGAGGATATGTTGGTTCAAATCGATGAAGAAGGGCTACCGGCTGAAATGAAAGCAATTACTAGAATATTGCGAGTTTTTGCCTTTTCAAGATTGACCGATTTATATGGAGACGTTCCTTATAGCGAGGCCGGCAAAGCGGTTTTAGAGGGTATCTTAACCCCAAAGTACGACCCGCAAAGTGAAATCTATGCAGATATGTTAAAAGAATTGGAAGAATCCGCTGCTGACTTAGGTACAGGTACCTCTCAATTTGGGGATGCTGATATCATATATAACGGTGATCAAGCTAAATGGAAAAGATTGGCCAATTCTTTAATGTTGCGCTTGGGATTAAGGCTTATAAAAGTAGACCCTGCTGCGGCGCAGTCATGGGCTACTAAAGCTATTGCAGGTGGAGTAATGGAGTCTAATGATGACATTTTCTTTGTACCACACACTGCTGGTCCAGAAGGGGTCAACCAAAATGGTAATGGCGAGGTTTTTCTTGTAGATGCCAATCCAAGGTTAAGCAAAACTTTTGTGGATTTCATGAAAGATAGAAACGATCCAAGATTACCAATTTTGGGAGCAAGAAGAAGTGATGGTAGTACTGACCCCGCCGATATGATAGGCTTTCCAAACGGTCTTGACGCGAACATGCTTTTAGAGATGACAGGTGAAGAGAATTTGGATAATTATGTTGAGCCCAACAGGAATATTATTACAGGGTTAGATGCTCCAATGATTTTCCAGACCTATGCCGAAGTAGAATTTATGTTGGCCGAAGCCAATGTGAGATGGGGAATCGGCGGTGATGCCGAAACGCATTACAATAATGGCGTAACTGCAGCTATGAAGACATTATCACTTTATGGTGATGCTGGTGTTATTGATGATGCCGATATTGCAGCTTACTTGACAGCAAACCCTTATGATGCGGCAAATGCTATTGAGCAAATTGCTACCCAATATTGGGCGGTTACCTTCTTGAACGAATATGAATCGTTTTCTAATTGGAGAAGAACAGGATTCCCTGTATTGACACCTGTTAATTACCCCGGTAATGTAACTAACGGTACAATTCCAAGAAGAATGTCATATTCTGAAAGCGAGCAGGTAAACAATAAGGCAAACTATGATGAGGCCATTAGTAGACAAGGGTCTGATGAGCTTACCACCAGGGTATGGTGGGATGTTGAATAA
- a CDS encoding SusC/RagA family TonB-linked outer membrane protein, producing the protein MNQKLKYVLMFVALLFAGSIAAQTVTGTVTDASGVPLPGVNVVEKGTSNGTATDFDGNYAINLSGSSDILVFSSLGYATKEVSVSGQSTVNTTLDEDSSQLDEVVVTALGIKRETKALGYSITEVDGEEISTVKTVNGINALQGKIAGVNITQNSTGAAGSSRVIIRGNSTLTGNNQPLYVVDGIPIGNDNNGSASLWGGSDGGDGISSIAPDLIESISVLKGGAASALYGSRGANGVILITTKGGKKQEGFGIEYSSTVNFDVVNTDIQDFQTEYGQGTLGRVPATQQEAIDLGFSSWGPRYNGSPVIQWDGVERPYSRVGNNIKNFYRTGTTFINTLAFSTANDKSNLRFSFTDLTNSDIVPNSGLNRKTFSLNAGTVLAEKLTLQVNSQYIVEDVVNRPRLSDSPGNANFTVGVLPGNVDVRNMNPGADEDGNERQINGNVFSTNPYFAAFNFRNEDKKNRIIASASLRYDILDWLYVTARIGTDHSTLRTTRITPTGTLFNPLGDMNELNRRFTQIDSDVILGVDKDITEKFALTTFVGANKNSIEREDLNLGGNQFIVPGLFDIANLRNQSRNRDFNKREIGSLYGSMELSYNNFAYITFTGRNDWFSTLSFPGKTTPNNDFYSSINGSLILSDMIEMPTFVNFLKLRGGYSQVAGGAQEAYQLGLTYEIFGQGHLGQPLGRITGGTVPNADLVPFNKNEVEIGLDARFFDNRLSVDLAYYANETTNDIVNVTTSVGSGFGAASANLGKLENEGVELLISGTPIRNENFTWTTTLNASFNESKITATNADNSDIALDEPRTRNVRIQQIVGEPFGVIFGTSYVRDNNGNIVYDIDGDGVPIARQGERKILGEGVPPWNFGWTNTIRYKNFSLNFLIDAKFGGQLFSGTNSTAYGAGLHKNTLAGRENGLTISGVDGATFDADAGTGTAFTTTVAPEDLQIYWGRVNDIAEEFVEDADYIKFRQMSLGYTLPSKVLDKTFLQSVTVNLIGQNLFFLSRTIENVDPESTYNAGNSQGLEYFGVPLTRSYGLSLNVKF; encoded by the coding sequence ATGAATCAAAAACTAAAGTATGTATTGATGTTTGTTGCATTGCTTTTTGCCGGAAGCATAGCCGCACAAACAGTTACAGGTACGGTAACAGATGCTTCGGGCGTGCCCTTGCCGGGCGTCAACGTTGTTGAAAAAGGAACGTCGAACGGTACCGCGACAGATTTTGACGGTAATTATGCCATCAACTTATCCGGAAGTTCGGATATTTTGGTATTCTCCTCCTTAGGGTATGCGACCAAAGAGGTTTCGGTATCGGGGCAATCAACGGTCAACACAACATTGGATGAAGATAGCAGCCAATTAGATGAAGTTGTAGTAACTGCTTTGGGCATCAAGCGAGAGACAAAAGCATTGGGTTATTCGATAACAGAAGTAGACGGAGAAGAAATTTCAACGGTCAAAACAGTAAATGGTATTAATGCGCTACAAGGTAAGATAGCAGGTGTAAATATTACGCAAAACTCGACTGGGGCTGCAGGTTCAAGTAGGGTAATCATACGTGGTAATAGTACGCTTACCGGTAACAATCAACCATTATATGTAGTAGACGGTATTCCCATTGGTAACGATAATAATGGTTCCGCAAGTTTGTGGGGCGGTAGTGATGGCGGGGACGGTATATCCAGTATTGCACCAGACCTTATTGAGTCTATATCTGTACTTAAAGGTGGTGCGGCCAGTGCACTGTACGGTTCAAGAGGTGCAAACGGTGTAATTTTGATTACGACCAAAGGAGGAAAAAAACAAGAAGGTTTTGGTATCGAGTATAGTTCAACTGTGAATTTTGATGTTGTTAATACAGATATCCAAGATTTTCAAACGGAATACGGTCAAGGAACCCTTGGAAGAGTGCCAGCGACTCAACAAGAAGCAATTGACTTAGGATTTAGTTCATGGGGGCCAAGATACAACGGGTCTCCTGTAATACAATGGGACGGTGTTGAGAGGCCCTATTCCCGAGTTGGAAACAACATAAAAAACTTTTACAGAACGGGAACTACGTTTATCAACACATTGGCCTTTTCAACGGCAAATGACAAATCTAACTTAAGGTTCTCCTTCACAGACCTTACTAACAGCGACATTGTTCCTAATTCTGGCCTAAACAGAAAAACTTTTTCCCTTAACGCGGGAACGGTTTTGGCCGAAAAACTCACATTACAGGTCAATTCTCAATACATTGTTGAAGATGTTGTGAATAGACCAAGACTTTCAGATTCTCCCGGTAATGCAAACTTTACGGTAGGTGTTTTGCCCGGTAACGTAGATGTGAGGAATATGAATCCTGGTGCAGATGAAGACGGTAACGAGAGACAGATAAACGGAAATGTGTTCTCTACAAACCCTTATTTTGCCGCTTTCAATTTTAGAAATGAGGATAAAAAAAATAGGATAATTGCATCAGCCTCTTTAAGATATGACATATTGGATTGGTTATACGTAACGGCTAGAATAGGTACAGACCATTCAACATTGCGTACAACAAGAATAACACCAACAGGCACATTATTTAACCCATTGGGGGACATGAATGAATTGAATAGGCGCTTTACCCAAATTGATTCTGATGTCATATTAGGTGTTGACAAAGATATCACAGAGAAATTCGCTTTAACTACCTTCGTCGGAGCGAATAAAAACTCTATTGAGAGAGAGGATTTAAACTTGGGAGGTAATCAGTTTATCGTTCCTGGGTTATTTGATATAGCTAATTTAAGAAACCAAAGCAGGAATAGGGATTTTAATAAGCGTGAGATTGGTTCTCTTTACGGTTCAATGGAACTCTCCTATAACAATTTTGCTTACATCACATTTACTGGGAGGAATGACTGGTTCTCTACGTTATCCTTTCCTGGTAAAACAACACCAAATAATGATTTCTATTCTTCTATCAATGGTAGTTTAATATTGTCCGATATGATAGAGATGCCAACATTTGTGAACTTCCTTAAACTAAGAGGGGGTTACAGTCAGGTGGCAGGTGGTGCTCAAGAAGCATACCAGCTGGGTTTAACATATGAAATATTTGGACAAGGACACCTCGGTCAACCGTTAGGTAGAATTACGGGTGGTACGGTACCGAATGCGGATTTGGTGCCTTTCAACAAAAATGAAGTCGAAATTGGTCTAGATGCTAGGTTTTTTGACAACAGGTTGTCTGTTGACTTGGCCTACTATGCTAATGAAACTACCAATGACATAGTAAACGTAACGACTTCGGTAGGTTCTGGATTTGGAGCAGCTTCGGCGAATCTTGGTAAATTGGAAAACGAAGGTGTTGAACTTTTAATTTCAGGTACGCCTATCAGAAATGAGAACTTCACTTGGACAACTACATTAAACGCTTCTTTCAACGAAAGTAAGATTACAGCGACAAATGCTGATAATTCTGATATAGCTTTGGATGAGCCCAGAACAAGAAACGTTAGGATACAACAAATTGTTGGTGAGCCCTTTGGTGTTATCTTTGGAACGTCTTATGTGCGCGATAACAATGGAAACATTGTTTATGATATAGATGGTGACGGGGTCCCGATTGCAAGGCAGGGAGAGCGTAAAATATTGGGCGAAGGTGTGCCACCTTGGAATTTTGGGTGGACAAATACTATAAGATATAAAAACTTTAGTCTTAACTTTTTGATTGATGCTAAGTTCGGCGGTCAGTTGTTTTCAGGTACTAATTCAACAGCATATGGTGCGGGGCTACATAAGAACACTTTGGCAGGTAGGGAAAATGGCCTTACCATATCCGGGGTAGATGGTGCTACTTTTGATGCGGATGCTGGTACAGGTACCGCATTTACCACAACGGTGGCTCCCGAAGACCTTCAAATATACTGGGGCAGGGTTAATGACATTGCAGAAGAGTTTGTAGAGGATGCGGATTATATTAAATTCAGGCAAATGAGTTTAGGATATACTTTGCCAAGCAAAGTACTGGACAAAACGTTCCTGCAGTCTGTAACTGTTAATCTAATTGGGCAAAACCTTTTCTTCCTGTCTCGAACCATAGAAAATGTGGATCCTGAAAGTACATATAATGCAGGGAATTCTCAAGGTTTAGAGTATTTTGGTGTGCCACTTACAAGAAGCTATGGATTAAGTCTTAATGTTAAGTTTTAA
- a CDS encoding carbohydrate-binding family 9-like protein: MSNISVSKNSFGLSFLLSIIGFYGAFSQNVPRAYVANKVDDSFVIDGKADELSWQKTDWSQPFIDIEGKKKPTYETKMKMLWDDENLYIFAIMEEPHVWATLKQRDTIIFYNNDFEIFIDPDGDTHNYYELEMNALNTIWDLYLSKPYRNGGTILGNWDFKGLESAVYVQGSLNDSSDTDTGWSVEIAIPWSFTTPPGGNTKIPENDFWRINFSRVNWDFDVIDDTYYRKKDKETGDFLHEYNWVWSPQGVVNMHEPEHWGYVFFSTEAPTGKAAFKIPEDEYIKWYLYDLYRDYSKTVLTKKKILKGETIFGEHISPKLETYKYGWILWVESPFTKKVLSVNNEGLFRSVVKE; the protein is encoded by the coding sequence ATGTCGAACATATCCGTATCCAAAAATAGCTTTGGGCTATCGTTTCTTTTATCCATCATAGGGTTTTATGGGGCCTTTTCACAAAATGTCCCAAGAGCCTATGTGGCGAACAAGGTTGATGACAGTTTTGTGATAGACGGCAAAGCCGATGAGCTTTCCTGGCAAAAAACTGATTGGTCACAACCTTTTATTGACATAGAGGGAAAAAAGAAGCCTACATATGAAACTAAAATGAAAATGCTATGGGATGACGAGAACCTATATATATTCGCTATTATGGAGGAGCCCCATGTGTGGGCTACTTTAAAACAAAGGGACACCATAATTTTTTACAATAATGATTTCGAAATATTTATAGACCCGGACGGAGATACCCATAACTATTATGAATTAGAAATGAATGCACTCAATACGATTTGGGATTTGTATTTGTCTAAACCATACCGCAACGGGGGTACAATATTGGGGAACTGGGATTTTAAAGGCTTGGAATCCGCAGTCTATGTTCAGGGCAGTTTGAACGATTCTTCCGATACTGACACAGGTTGGTCTGTTGAAATAGCCATTCCGTGGTCTTTTACCACCCCACCTGGCGGAAATACCAAAATACCTGAAAATGACTTTTGGCGAATCAACTTTTCAAGGGTGAACTGGGATTTTGATGTAATCGATGATACCTATTACCGAAAAAAAGATAAGGAAACGGGAGATTTTCTGCATGAGTACAATTGGGTATGGTCTCCACAAGGCGTAGTGAATATGCACGAACCCGAGCATTGGGGATACGTATTTTTTTCAACGGAAGCACCAACTGGTAAAGCCGCTTTTAAAATTCCCGAAGATGAATATATAAAATGGTATCTGTATGATCTGTATCGGGACTACTCCAAAACAGTATTGACAAAAAAAAAGATTTTAAAAGGTGAAACGATCTTTGGGGAGCATATTTCGCCCAAACTGGAAACCTATAAATACGGTTGGATATTATGGGTTGAAAGTCCCTTTACAAAAAAAGTGCTTAGCGTAAACAATGAGGGTTTGTTTAGGTCAGTGGTTAAAGAGTAA
- a CDS encoding sensor histidine kinase: MLADNKLNDFLRRDSQKDYTINYKHHIIFWSIYFVFNVFRWSSIHDDFAYSLKTNIIGFPIHMLLAYFNVYYLMPKFVYTRKYVSYSILILVSLFIMLLVKYNLTYYLVSTNVWPEGPENIDSLTLDYAIQTMLGELYVISFVTAIKITVDRMRANSKLHNLEKRQLTTELKFLRSQVSPHFFFNTLNNIYSLTLEKSNKAPEVVLKLSELMRYLLYATKKRKQNLTSEVECIQNYIDLERIRFDDSLKINIDISGDLQNHTIAPMLLIPIIENCFKHGANKNIGDMFINIDLKVEGDFMYFQVVNTIPEKSQQSNMPTRIGGIGLSNVKKRLELGYNKNDYDLSIFEENNMFHVILKLKV; the protein is encoded by the coding sequence ATGCTGGCAGACAACAAGTTAAATGATTTTTTGAGACGTGATTCCCAAAAAGACTACACGATCAATTACAAGCACCATATTATATTTTGGAGCATATACTTCGTATTTAATGTTTTTAGATGGAGTAGCATACATGATGATTTTGCTTACTCCCTAAAAACAAATATTATAGGTTTTCCCATACACATGCTTTTGGCCTATTTTAACGTATACTACTTAATGCCAAAATTTGTGTATACCCGCAAATATGTAAGCTATTCAATATTGATACTTGTTTCCCTTTTTATCATGTTATTGGTAAAATACAACCTAACCTATTACTTGGTAAGTACAAATGTTTGGCCAGAGGGTCCTGAAAACATAGATAGTCTTACGCTAGACTACGCCATACAGACCATGTTGGGTGAGCTTTATGTTATCTCTTTTGTGACCGCCATAAAAATTACCGTTGATAGGATGCGGGCCAACAGTAAGCTTCACAACTTGGAAAAAAGACAGCTGACGACCGAACTTAAGTTTCTCAGGTCACAAGTTTCCCCACACTTTTTTTTCAATACATTGAACAATATATATTCATTAACGCTCGAAAAATCGAACAAAGCTCCAGAAGTTGTTCTCAAGCTCTCCGAATTGATGCGGTATTTGCTATACGCCACAAAAAAAAGAAAACAGAACCTCACCAGTGAAGTCGAATGCATTCAAAATTATATTGATTTGGAAAGGATTAGGTTCGACGATTCCCTGAAAATAAATATCGATATTTCGGGAGACTTGCAAAATCACACCATAGCTCCTATGCTTTTGATACCCATAATAGAAAACTGCTTTAAACACGGAGCAAATAAAAACATTGGTGACATGTTTATAAATATCGATTTGAAAGTAGAAGGTGATTTTATGTATTTTCAGGTCGTAAATACAATTCCCGAAAAAAGCCAACAAAGCAATATGCCCACTAGAATAGGAGGTATTGGGCTTTCCAACGTAAAAAAACGATTGGAGCTGGGTTATAACAAAAATGATTATGACCTATCTATTTTTGAGGAAAACAACATGTTTCACGTAATTCTTAAACTCAAAGTATGA
- a CDS encoding LytR/AlgR family response regulator transcription factor translates to MRNLKVIIIDDEPLAINVLKNYVSQVKELQLENTFSNAVDASSYLLNHEVDIIFLDINMPILDGLNFLKSLQVIPMVVITSAHEEYALKSFELEVIDYLVKPIPFPRFLKSVRRIISLKQTNPITESNAVEKPSIFIKIDKKKLQKIYLDEIMVIESLKDYIRIITSTTKYIIHRTLSSFTEELPKNRFLRIHRSYTIAIDKVDVVEGNSLQVGGIRYTIGRSYLAETKNRILNNTKD, encoded by the coding sequence ATGAGAAACTTAAAAGTTATCATAATCGATGATGAGCCTTTGGCCATAAACGTACTGAAAAATTATGTTTCACAGGTAAAGGAGTTACAATTGGAAAACACTTTTTCCAATGCCGTCGACGCTTCATCCTATCTTTTGAACCATGAGGTAGACATCATTTTTTTGGATATAAACATGCCCATTTTGGATGGCTTGAACTTTTTGAAAAGCTTACAGGTAATTCCTATGGTGGTCATTACCTCGGCCCATGAAGAATACGCATTAAAGAGCTTTGAACTAGAAGTCATAGATTATTTGGTAAAACCCATTCCCTTTCCTAGATTCTTAAAATCGGTCAGGCGAATCATTTCCCTCAAGCAAACCAACCCGATAACGGAAAGCAATGCCGTCGAAAAACCTAGCATCTTCATCAAAATCGACAAAAAAAAGCTGCAAAAAATATATTTGGATGAAATCATGGTAATCGAAAGTCTAAAAGACTATATACGCATCATTACCTCAACGACCAAATACATCATCCACAGGACACTTAGCAGTTTTACCGAAGAACTGCCCAAAAACAGATTTTTACGAATACACCGATCTTATACCATAGCCATAGACAAAGTAGACGTAGTAGAGGGCAATAGTCTGCAAGTAGGCGGTATTAGATATACTATTGGGCGAAGTTATCTCGCAGAAACAAAAAACAGGATCCTAAACAATACCAAAGATTAA
- a CDS encoding FG-GAP repeat domain-containing protein: MKHIVRVLLASVICFASYFSGTSQQKTNNTVVSEQSSGKELSIRYCAMCHKYTEPGLLDKATWANSVLPNMALRLGLQMAGKDNYIVSDSIEADILKKLNTFPDTPLISEKDWAAIVEYFVENAPEKLETYAKRPKKSKIDFPFETQSVTIDGSKLPQVTLLEYDEYNSELYIGDHLKLYALKNTGVLSGEWKLGSYASDIEFDPKSDPTLLTIGKLVPSNQKLGELGSLSKNSDFFKGSPSFSTLRRPVNFLSADLNLDGNDDLIICNFGHTVGKLSWFDGKDATKEHILSTLPGTRKVEVNDFDKDGLPDIIAMSTQAYEGITIYYNQGKNVFKPIRVLEFTPVHGLSYFELADFNSDGHQDILVTNGDNRDFSPIDKPYHGVRVYMNNTKNQFEETFFYPMYDCNKAMARDFDNDGDLDIIASALFVDYKGESNIKDAVVYLNNTGKHDFYPILMPNPIHGNWLTMEAGDFNKDGLVDVMLGTFMYDINEMIRIGSATGIINFPQVLLLTNKN; encoded by the coding sequence TTGAAACATATAGTACGTGTCCTTCTAGCCAGTGTCATTTGTTTTGCCAGTTATTTTTCAGGAACAAGCCAACAAAAAACAAACAATACCGTTGTTTCTGAGCAAAGTTCCGGAAAAGAGTTGTCAATCAGGTATTGTGCAATGTGCCATAAATACACCGAACCTGGTCTATTAGATAAAGCGACCTGGGCTAACAGTGTTTTGCCCAATATGGCACTTAGATTGGGTTTGCAAATGGCCGGCAAAGATAATTATATCGTAAGCGATAGTATCGAAGCCGATATTTTAAAGAAGTTGAACACCTTTCCTGACACTCCCCTTATTTCAGAAAAAGATTGGGCGGCAATTGTGGAGTATTTTGTTGAAAACGCTCCTGAAAAACTTGAAACTTACGCAAAGCGACCAAAGAAAAGCAAAATTGATTTTCCATTTGAGACACAATCGGTTACCATAGACGGTTCTAAATTACCTCAGGTAACACTTTTGGAGTACGATGAATATAATTCTGAACTATATATCGGGGACCACTTAAAATTGTATGCGCTTAAAAATACCGGGGTATTGAGTGGGGAGTGGAAATTAGGTAGTTATGCCTCGGATATTGAGTTTGACCCAAAATCGGACCCTACACTATTGACGATAGGAAAGCTAGTACCTTCCAACCAAAAATTGGGAGAATTGGGAAGTTTGAGCAAGAACAGTGATTTTTTTAAAGGGAGCCCCTCCTTTTCAACATTGCGAAGGCCCGTAAATTTTTTAAGTGCCGACCTAAATCTAGATGGCAATGATGATCTGATCATATGCAATTTTGGACATACCGTTGGTAAGCTTTCGTGGTTTGACGGCAAGGATGCTACCAAAGAACACATATTAAGCACCCTTCCGGGTACCCGAAAGGTAGAGGTCAATGATTTTGACAAAGATGGTTTGCCAGATATTATAGCCATGAGCACACAGGCCTACGAGGGCATTACCATATACTATAACCAAGGAAAAAATGTTTTTAAACCAATCCGGGTTCTGGAGTTTACGCCCGTACACGGGCTCAGTTATTTTGAACTGGCCGATTTCAATTCTGACGGTCACCAGGATATTCTGGTCACGAATGGTGACAATAGGGATTTTTCCCCGATAGATAAACCGTACCACGGTGTTCGTGTCTATATGAACAACACCAAAAATCAATTTGAAGAGACTTTTTTTTACCCCATGTATGATTGTAACAAAGCAATGGCTAGGGACTTTGACAATGATGGAGATCTGGATATTATCGCTTCGGCCCTTTTTGTTGATTACAAAGGCGAAAGCAACATCAAGGATGCCGTGGTTTATTTGAACAATACAGGGAAACATGACTTTTACCCTATATTGATGCCCAACCCCATTCATGGTAATTGGCTTACGATGGAAGCAGGGGATTTTAACAAAGATGGACTGGTAGATGTTATGCTGGGCACGTTCATGTACGATATTAATGAAATGATCAGGATAGGCTCTGCTACGGGAATCATAAATTTTCCCCAAGTCTTGTTATTGACCAATAAAAATTAA